Within the Apus apus isolate bApuApu2 chromosome 8, bApuApu2.pri.cur, whole genome shotgun sequence genome, the region TCCATTTGAAAGACATCAagctgtgccagctctgccaaggcTTGGCTTAAAGAGTTCATCCTTCCTTGCTCATGTAAGCACGTGGCTGACTCCTGTACATGCAGATGGGTTTGAGGGTCAAAGAAGTGATTGGGATAGTTTCCATGGGGTGGGAAAGGACTCCCTGGGTCAGCAAGTCCAACTGAAGTGGTTGCATCCCCCATGTGAGCTCAATGACTTCCATCCTTGGAGTAGTTTGGTATTGTGCCCACACTCCTCCCACAGACAGGCTGCTGCACAACCTTACTGCTCTGGATGGGGTGAGccttctttgcttttccagcctcaattTATTAATGGCCAGTTTGCTCTCATTTATTCCCATGCCAGCACTGGCCATTAGCTTAAGTAGCTCTCCTCAGCACTGGATTTGTCTCAGTCTGTTCATAGGAGGCAAGCAGCTTTTTGCAGCTTCCATTTTGTGAAGATAAGACTGAATTTGTTTTAGTTCTCTTATCGCAGAGGGGCAATGTTCGATCCTCGGTCCTCCCATTACTCTTCTCTTTGGCTAAATTCAACCAGCCTGCCCTAAGTCTTTCCAGGACAGGCTGGAAGGGCTGATTGGAGCTGGGACAATGGCAGCCTGGCTGAGCCCAGATGCCGAGgatgcagcagcaaaagcaaagacTGAGCCAGTAACAGTGATGAAGTCAAGTAGGGAGGGGTGAGCTCCCAGCAGGCTTGGGCTGGAGGAAAAAATTGGTTGTGATGGTGATGTGAAAACACTGTGACATAGAAAAGCCAACACATTCTTAATTAACTCCAATTAGTTAACCTTAATGTGGAGAGCAGGGCTGTCCTCCCTTTCATGTATGTTCTCTATTCTGTCCTATGTCCTTACCTGGGTCTATTCCATCTCTCCTCTTGCCACTCTCCTTTCTTGCTTGCCTTCTGAATTTTTTCACAATCCCATTCTGGGCTGTTCTGGGAAGCTGGTCAGAGCTTAGCAAGGTCACTGCTTCTCCAAAAGTCATCCCCAGCAGCCCCAAATGCTCTGAAGGTAACTAAGGAAGAGATTTAAGCAGGTTTAAGCTGCTAGCTGTGTCTATGAGCTGCCAGGGGCTCTGTGTGGGATCTTGTTTGCCTGTAAATTCTCGCCTACTCTCACCAGAATTCAGAAGTCCCCAGGGTGTTCCCTGAAACTTTGGCTCGACCCAAAAGCATGTCTGAAAAGTATTGAAGGATACTGAAACCAGCAAAACCCATCACTTCTAACACATACACATGCAAAAACAAGCTCAGTTCCTGAAGTTCAGACCCCTAATCCAAAATCAGTGCTGTAGGACTTGACAAGTTAAATCAGCTTCTCCTGTTGCCTCTTGTCTCCCAGTCTTGCATCCCTTCCCATGAAGCCCTGCAAGagccagcacccagcagagctgattTCTGTGGCAACTCTAAAAGTCATTTTTTGGGTGATCTTAGGACTGCACATCTTCCTCTCATCACACTTTAGGCAGAGAGATAATGGACAATCACAAATTGCTGTATGTTGCAGTCTTCCCTGTTGCTGCCTGGGAGATGCATTTGTCACCTAGCAACGACATAAGGTAAtgaggaaataataatttctaatcTAACAGCCATGAGTTAACATCTATCAGAGAGCAGCCTCCCAAGTCCACTGATGCAATGGCTATAAGAGACGGATATATGTGATTGAGGCGAGAGATACCAAACTTCTCATCAGTAAGCgggtgaggaggagggagcaggggttAGCTTTCATGGAGGTATATacctgtgtgtgcatgtgtccTCATGGAAGGAATGGCAAAAAGCTTAGGAAAATCTCTCAGACTGGAGACAATCCTCAGACACAAGGCTACACAGAAGATGAGTCTCTTGGTATTGCAACACCCCTAGGGTAGCAGTGTTGCAGtaggcagggagcaggcaggagggggttTTGGTGCAGAGCTCCTCTGGGCTTTCAGTGTCAGGTCCTGACTGGCTTAGAACAAGTGCTGGGGCTCTTTGATATTCATGTACTcaagctgctcagcagaacaTTGACAGGGAGAATTTtactgctgaagcagcagctcttttcAGTATCAGGATCACCCTTCAAGCAAAAGACAGGACTATTAGTGGACCCTCTCTTAGCCAACTGTGTCTCCTCTGAATATTGTTACTGAGAATATAGGGGCAGGCTACACTAATTACCACCACCACATGAAACCTCTATATGGGACCAACCAGCAGAAAACTTCAAAGTTTGCCTTTAGGCCAGGAAGCTGAGCAGTGGCAGAATTCAATTTGTCCCCTTTTCTTCTAGAAATAGATCCAGAATAGATGttatgcattatttttcagtacCAGGAGGTCATTTTGGTACCTGCCCTCCAAAATACCAGGGATGATCCATTCAGTAGCTCTAAATTGGAAATAGCTTGGGTGCAGGCAAGAGGGAAGTAATTGTGagagaaaaaatctgaaattagtTCACTGATGGATGATGTCTTTGAAGCCTGAAATTGTGAGAGTCACAAGGTTCCCAGCAAGGCTGTACACATTTTTATAGTGCAGGAGCTTTTTCTTCTAAGAAAACAGCTAGGAAATTGGTTTGGCAATTTACTCTTGAACAAAATTGAAAAGGATTGGCCTGAATCAGAACACCAACATGTTCAAACCATTTATATTGTGTAGCACATGCACTCAGCAACATGACGAGAGATGTCTTCTCATGGGACATTGTCTCAGAGGCTTGCCTTTGATTAGCAGTGAGCTGAAAgtaaacatttgaaaacaacAGAGTTTGGACTGGAGTTATGCAAAACTTTAACAATAAATAACAAGTGTGGGTTGAGTATGTGTATCAGTTGTTTAGACTTCTCGACATTTTAGCTGAAACAAAGCCACAGAGGTAAATCTCAAGAGCAGCTTAGCTTTGTCAATCATTACTGAAGTAATGGCATCACAACATAATGCTTAACTTCTGGCGTGACAGCTAAACATATTCACAGCAACACTCTTTGTGTTAAGTCTGGAAGAACTGTAGTTAATGGTGCATTTCAGCCACGGGCTGCAAACCTCAGTGACAACCTATTATCGACCGCTGAACAAACCGGGACTGTCTGCGCTGCCgtgagcagagctgtggtgcGACCATCTTCTACCCATGCAAACTACATCATCTAGATGCATCTTTTAGGACCAAATTGGTCCTTATATTGTGCAAGGAAATGTGTGTCCCTTAGGAGAATGACTGGGGATGTGTGTTTCTTCAATGTATTTTCCTAGCTAACCAACTCTAGCAGCTGCATTGCAGCAGTAGAGGTGCCTGTGGTGGTGGTCTCAGGCTGGGAAGGGATTCTTCATCTTTGCTGCATGTATTTGAGGTGGTAGGCAAAGAGCACAGGAGATGGTTGGAAGtagctctgctttttctgtaatACCAGAATTGCAGCTGAGGACAACATGTAATTAAACCTTGGCCTCACAGTACGGTCTGCAGTGATTATTTGTAGCAGGTCCTGCTAAATACAGCCGTGGGTTAATATGAAACTAAGCTTCAGCCACAGGAATTTGTGAACAGCtatgaaaatactgaaacaacTGCAAGGTGCTGACCTTAAACTAGTGTTCCTTTAACTTCTAGCAGCTGTTTGTGTGTGTCCATGCAAACCCAAATTTGTTCCCTGGCTAGCGGTAATTTGTGAAGCTCAGGAAACTATTGGATAACATGTTCTCTGGCTGAAGGCACAATGTGCAGAGAAGTTTTAAAAGCTCCAAATTACAGAGGGTAACACACTGCTGCAAACAAAGTGCTTCCTATGTTTCTCCTACTAGTGATGCAGAGACCTGGAGCTTTACGTTTCACCTCATGGATGACAAGAACTGGAGTTCTGTGTTTAACCTTCTTCCAGGTAACCAAACCCTTCACTGGGCCCAGGCTGATTTTAGGGATTTTGGGAGAGGGAGATTTCAACTCTTATTGAATTCAGTCATCAgacctttttatttatttttttgcgTGTGTGTgagttgttgtgttttttgggggagggaggaattTTTTGAGGTCCTGATGAATTTGGGGAGGATTTTGCAAGAATTCCAATTAATGCAGAGAAAACATGACTATATTCTGCCTGTGGCTACTGAAAAGGAGGACCATAGGTCTTCAGCAGCACGGGTGGGTGTTCGGCTGCACTGATAATTGCTGCCTCAGAGCAGATGCACTTTGCTGCAGTTTAACTATGCTAAGGTAGCTCTGCTCATGCAGTTTGATGGATGATAAAAGGGAGTCCAGAGGTTGTCATTCAGCCATGAAGAATACTAAGGTTGCATATAATCACAGTGATTGGCTGTCTGGTTTTGACCCGTTATTCTAATAATCAGctgaagtgtaaaaaaaaaaaatattctgcactagggtgtgtgtgtgacatgGTCAATTAGCTCAGTTTTAAAAGGACACATCTGGGAGAGTTGAagcttctgtctttttctctattcctcaTTTGGGTTTCAACTACTCATGAAATTTTGTGAATAATGTTTTATATTAAAGACTTAAAATGCCTTAAGTCCTATGGTGAAACTAGGGACTGAAAGACTGTGTGGAGAGGATCAGACCCATTATAGAAATTTTGGGGGTGATTTCTTGCTGTTCATAGGGGCACAAGCTTTGCACAACAAAATCCTTAAAAAGAAGTCTTGTTAATTAGAGATGTAATGTGAGATGTCTCAATTATACATATTTGATACAAATTTCTAATACAGAACAGAGCTTCCAGTTTGACTCAGAGAATGTCAGAATTCTGTGTTTTGCATACATGCAGAAGGAAATACAATGCAAAGTAATGGTTTTCTCTAGATTAGATTACATTCTAATAGTTTTCTCCTATAAATACATCTGAATTCTTCCATCTTGCTCATTCTACTTCCCAGTGTTATTGCAATTCTGTACCTCATCTCAAGTTTGTTGTAGTGAATTTGGACAAGTGACACAACACACCTAATGTGAGTCAGCCAAAAATTGTATTGAATTCAATTTAATCTCACTGAGGAACCACTCTGGTTACTTTTAGTCCAGCTAATCTGAAACTAACTCTAAGATCAACAAGGCTTGCAAAAACGAACTTGCTTGAATAGAGAGTAAAAAATATACctgaaaaacaagttttagGTTCACATATTTGCAATACCTGAAACCTGACTCTGGGAATGATGTACCTTAACTAtctgaaagcaggaaaatactGAGTAAAGCACAGATTTGGTCAAAACAACTCTAATTTACATCTACATTCACAATCAGCTATTGGAAAATGAGCTACAGACTGAGAATTTGGTCATAGAACAATTTCAGCAGATATTTTGGAATAGCAAAGCCCTGTAAACTGATCTCTGACACTTGATTGTGTCTCTCTGCTCTCATCCTACCCTTTCACATCAAAAGAAATGCTTTCCCCTTAGCCTAGCTTTCATCTGCAACCTATTGAATTTACTGAGCTCTCTGTGAGGTTACCCACGGGTATCGATATGGactggctgcagccagagatGTGCAGAGGGGAGAGCTCAACTTGTTTTCATCcctgctggagccagcagctgtAGGATTCTTCTTCTCCAACTTCCTGCTCTAAGATAAGGAATTGTACTGGTAAattatattataaaaataaaagaacacgTGTCTGCCCTGTCTGATTTACATGTGTGCTTTCAGTTAGCAGACTCTGAGTCGGACTGTGAGTTTGGGGAGAGGTGAGTGTggctttcttgttttctcacCTGTGGCTGCTTCCATCTGGGCTCTTTTGGGGATGCTGTGCTTCTGCCTGGCACACCAGCATGGCAGAGGACTGAGGGCTTCCAGGAAAAGGCCATTTGGTTTTTCTTCcaagagggaaaggaggtgGCCAACCCTTTGGGCTTCAGCAAAAGTGCTGGTGGCGGGTGGTGGTGCTGAAAGGCAAACCAGTTGCACGCTGCTTCAAACATCATCTGCATCTGCTCCCATCTACACAGAGAAACTTTTAATAAGGCTTCCTTGATAGAGGAAAACTTCTCAATCCCCTGCTCACTTatgatgcttttctttgtgttgaCAGACTTGGAGCCAGTACTGTCCCCTCATGCTGGActgaaagttttttctttttcccttgttaGATGCACTGGGAAAAGCAATGAGAACTTTAGCAGCTGGTATGTGTGGTAAGTTTCAGATCTGATTTAGAGAGAAAAACTGGCAAATATTATTATTTGATGGATATATATGGAGAGAGGCATTAAGAGAGACTGATAGCTAGAAAACATTGCTCCTGGGCTGTCCCTGTATTCTGACTTTACTGACTAATGGGAATAATTTATCTGTTTCCTCCTCACTGTATGCTGACAACTGAGCTAGGCAAAACCAATGAACGATTTCAGAGAGAAATGTTTGAATCTCCAGCCAGCACTCAATGCTGAGCACTCCATGTTGAGACCTTGATTTTCAGGGACTTTGATCATGTCCCGTACACTGATGGGGAAGCCACAACATTtaacagctatttaaaaaaagatgttaatGACTATGCTAATTTGAAGACATGCAGCCATCTGtcagtgctgcctgcagatgGTGATGGTACCATTCTTaccctgctgcctctgcctcagGTTCCTGATGTTGTTTTTCCTGGCCTTGTTCCTgtcctgtgggatctgctgcttcctgcagtgctggctgagATGGCGGAGCTGCCTCCCCCCCCAGCGCACCGTGGCAGTCTTTGCACTCAGCAGCTCAGATGCCTTCTGTGGTTAGTCCTATCCCTACCTGTTGCAAGGTCCTGCATATGGCCCATCCACAGTCCAGTAAGAGGCCACCAGGCTTCAGCGGGAACCTGGACTGCAGCTGGGTGCTGTGTTGTTGGTGAACAATGGTGGGGTGCCCAGCTTGGGCGTCTCGGCGAGATGTTTGGACTGTGGGCTGGAGGGTTTAAGCAAGCCATGTCCTCTTTTCCCCAGACATACCTTCAGCCTAACTCAGCCTAACAGCACTCTCCCTGTGCCTGTGTGTCTCAATGGTGCCTAGTCAGGGTTTGGCTGTGCTAACACTGTAGATGTGTGGGACCTTTTCCTTGAGGTCAAAACACTAATTGACCTGACATACTGAGCCACAGGCACTGCCTGGGATCAGGCAGCCCTTTCCAACATGACCTGAATTTCTCACTCAGGCAAGACCACACTGGTCTACTTGTGCTACCCCAGAAGGCAGCTCAACTGGCTGATTCACCCTGGGGTCTGCCAAAAAGTTGACTTGGCGAGTGCTTTTCCTCATGGTAGCCACCCTCAGCATTCCCTCAGGAGCACCCAGGCTTTTGAGGACTGGGCTATGACTATGTGTAGCGTCCAGCAGTGACCTGGGGTATGGCCAGCAGCATTGGCAGGCTGGGCCAAACAACAGTctcttcaagaagaaaaaagctaatTTTGTCATTGGACTAAGCCCTTCCCAGCAGAGGTATTGCCTGCTTTCTGAGTGGTCATGAAAAACCCCAGGGAGGAcccaccccaaaccaacccaaatTCCTCTGCTCACACTTCTTTTGTCTGGAGTCTGTGGCCAAGAGGCTTTGTGATGCCATGTTTCAAAAATTACATCCATGCCTTTCTTGTTTCCAAGTGGTTTGACTACTCGTTCCAGGCTCACCCCTCACACCCTCACACTTGCTCTTCATGGCTGTTTGCTGTACAGTtatggctttgcttttttccagcaAGTGAAGCACCTCAGTGTCCATTCTCCGAATCTCTGAGCCCCTGCATGACTGCAGAGATGTCCTCTTCTCCTGTCCCATGGTTCAGCCCTGGGGTTTCTGAGTTGCCTCCATCCTATGAGGATATtatgaaggaaaacaagctCTAGATGCCATGTGATGGCTTCCTGTGATTCTGCTTGGTTCGTTGAAGAACTTCCATCATGCTACAGTAATAGGAGATCAAATCATCAGCCCTTTCCACAAGCTGGCCGAgagactgaaaagcagcacCATATCTCATCTGAACCAAAAAGGGGAGACAAAATGCAACTGAATAACAGCCAAAAGCATGTGTTGAATCTGTCACAGGAGCTCAGCTTGACATTTTGATAGTGGTCTGGTTTTCAAGAAGCTCCCTCAAAGATCTACCTGTATTCAGAGTTTCAGATTTATCTCTCTAAGGCTGCCTGAGCTCATGCAAACCCATGTGTTTTAGGACCAAATGTTGATAAATGACTTGATAGTTACTTCTCAAACTTGGGCTGCCTCCTTCACTCGGCGTGGTGCCAACAAACACCCTCTGGCAAAGTCATGCTGTTCTAATACATTGTAATGCAATCATGCCACTCTGCGATGAAGGATTGTTTGccacatttaaaatatttagccCAGCATATCAGATTTGTCTAGTGCAAAAGGCAGTAGATTTATGGCCAGTGAGGGAAAGCAAGAGATGGGGGTTATGGGGTGAGTAGGCAGCATCAGGAGCTAGCTacagagcatgaaaaaaaaaaaaaaaattgctcattTAAGGTGTTGTTCATTTTGTGGTGATTGTTCTCAGCAACTCTTGCCCTAGCATGGGCAGACCTATGGGCTCTGAATGGCCCAGGACCTACATGGCAGTTGCCCAGAGACACAGATTATAAGGTCAGGTATTTGGTGTTTACTACAGAAATATAAGattaaaaaagccattttctttgaggcagagagggaagaggcttCAAGAAGACTGCTTTGTACCCAAGCAAGATCAGCTCTATCTAAGCCATTCCTAGGAGGTATTTACCTGCCTAGTTCTCAAATTACAGAGGAAAGATGCTGAATTTCCCCCTTAGCCAGATTCCAGATGAAAGCAAAGATTTCCTTTGTCATGAACAGGCTGGATTCAGCCTGTCTgccctctctgcctctgctctctcAATGGCAAGCGCTGGGGGCTGCAATCAGATTCTCCTTGGTGCAGAAGGTAAATGTCACAACCTAGTGCTCTGCATCATGTGCTCAGGGAGCCATAAGCTCATGGCCAGAGTGGAGAGCTGAGTGAGTCCATCTTAGGTAGCCCAAAAAGCTAACGGAAGCCCAGAGCCTGCCTAGTGGAGCAGCTCCTCACCTGTAGCGTGGAGTTAGTACCAGTTCCCCTGCTCAGGAAGGAAAAGTGGGAAGATAAATCCACTGAAGGTCAGGAAGTGCTCACATTTTCATAATGAGGCTATATCAGTACTTTCACTAGATCAAGAATTAGAGCGTATTTTGAGAGACAAATTCTCTGCCAGCACCAATGCAAATTGTCTCcataaaatcttattttagaAGCAGCTTTAGTGTTTGACGCTTgtgtgaaaggaaataaatgttacTGTAGCAAAATGAATGTTTGTGCCAGCAGGCAAAAATATTGCAGTTTATTAATAAGGAAAATTAGCAAGTATAGACTCAGACAGTGGAGAAGTCAAGCAATTCCTGAGTGTGCTTTTGCTGGCTGAACTTCATAAGAGTTGCAGGTAATCAGCACCTCTCAGGATCAGACATTTTATGTACATAACTACTTCCACTCTTCAACTCCTTCAATTTATGCCCTGAGGCATGAGATTTGATTATGTTTGCCACTTCAACTTGCAAAACCTGCTAGCGGGCATTAAATCAGCCATCGCTTCCTACCAACACGCTACATTTCCTTCAGTGACCCCTTCGTGGAAGTGAACTCCACAGGCTGTCTACATTAGAAGCTGCATAAAACATTCCTGTCTTCTGCTTCTTAATTGCTTGGCTCTAAATAAATTGCTGCCTTTAATTTCATGGAATGTCACCTTCTAATCAGATGGCTGGAGAGGTTAACAAGCAAGGACTGCTCTGTTTTCAATGCCTCCACCGCTTCGAGTTCCTCTTTCCAGGTCCAGTAAGTGGCACTCGTGGCAGAGATGGGGAatccttccccagcctcccaACAGAGGGCAAGCGAGGCCTTTGTCAACGCacccccggggctgctgctcttgcaGAAACAATTCGTGGGAAACAGGTTTGTGTTTCCGTGCTAGTGTACGTTCCAGTGCATTCGGCTTCGTGTTCGGGGTGCTTTGATTATTcgcaaaaggaataaaatgatTCCATCAAAACTATCAAGCGGCTCACAGCAAAGCCAGCTAGTGGCCCTCACAAAATGAGGCTCTAGCTGGTCACTAGCATGGGAGAACTTGTGTGCTGTGGTATTTGTGTAACATGACAGGAGCCATGGGTGCTTCTAAAAACCACTGAAGAGCAGGAGCTATCTGTAAAAAAAGCAGTTAATGTAGGGTAGCTCAGAGGGGAGCATAAACTGACCTTGTTGCTGGCTTGGGGGGAAGGAGAGTACCCAGAGAGGGGGCTCAGTGGGCACTGTCCTGGTCCTTGGTCCTGATCATTGAACTGGTGAAAAGGATAAGTTTCTTCCTTCTACGAATATTTTTGGGACTGCTCCACTGACCTACTGTTGCCTACAAAAACTGCTTCTCCCAGTCTGCCCCCTAACTCCCAGGTGTGCCAGCAGAATGGACACAGTTGCTCCAGACCTGTGTTCccattcttaaaaaaacagcaatttaGCCTGGCTATATGCTCTTATAAGCACTCAGTGCTTAATGGGGGCAGTTAATGCTGATTAGTAGACATTCACATAAGGAAAGATGAGCCATTTTTGTATAATTCATCACCTTAGGAACAGAGTCCACTTTGGAAAAGTATTTATTCTGCTGTGACCCTCTGGCTGCCACACATTCTGTGACTTATGCTTCCTGCTGATTTTGAGAAGAAAGGACAAACTGCTCtagaaaaacccagaaaacacTAGAAGGCAGG harbors:
- the TMEM207 gene encoding transmembrane protein 207 produces the protein MFLLLVMQRPGALRFTSWMTRTGVLCLTFFQLADSESDCEFGERCTGKSNENFSSWYVWFLMLFFLALFLSCGICCFLQCWLRWRSCLPPQRTVAVFALSSSDAFCASEAPQCPFSESLSPCMTAEMSSSPVPWFSPGVSELPPSYEDIMKENKL